In Pecten maximus chromosome 10, xPecMax1.1, whole genome shotgun sequence, one genomic interval encodes:
- the LOC117335510 gene encoding DNA helicase MCM9-like, with amino-acid sequence MDIVNADRIDDVVQTKHSLQQYVLDNHKKELVQILLEEDEEDHYSISVHALSLFESDMSICDMLLSQSEKLLPVFDAALVETQTSLMEERPEKHKMSLKRNVHGRVMSLPVCPELTRTTLPRTSDVGSFLSVSGTVIRTTVMKMLEFEKDYICTKCRSVIPVQADFEQFYAVSKPSKCTNEICNSNTFSPLNDAGTQPLKCRNYQEVKVQEQVQKLAVGTIPRSMWIALEDDLVDICKAGDDVIICGTVLRRWRSVAVDARCEIEVVMKANHVLVTNEQRNTVLVTQELKNEIASFWEQHKKCPLKGRNQILASLCPQVYGLYVVKLAVAVVLAGGVQRIDDSGTRVRGEIHMLMVGDPGTGKSQFMKYASKITPRSVLTTGIGSTSAGLTVTAVKDSGEWQLEAGALVLADGGLCCIDEFNSIREHDKASIHEAMEQQSISVAKAGMVCKLDTRTTILAATNPKGHYDPNESLCVNVALASPLLSRFDLVLVLLDTQNEDWDRVVSSFILENKDPVGDIDMKYLWGMEKMQAYLSLIKSINPQLTEDSSRVLREYYRAQRGADDRNAARTTMRLLQSMIRLSQAHARLMFRDTVTVQDAVLAVTLMESSMQGAALLGGVNALHTSFPEDGEEEYRLQAEMVLSRLNLHDLLEQEMIRLEEEKGSGGTGSQGGHSSQGGHSTQGGHSSQGGHSSQGGHSSQGGHRNAENMELINLPRSQISESSNLHESQQQTEAYHNSGTLPNSDLQVQNGGTKCLPQGHREKLLPQNVRLEPAIDVRIERHKVRSPVDNKAKSEVPHNVKEKRLQCRSEGNRKSSSDSDSPDISLTDLLNTSGEDSQSSIGTFAVPSVGLTPGFLSPRPITSTQLSQSDRRDHGECPNVTLSDVSEISESHEDQRLLSQSKDGKPQQSVARAIQNRLDEENNRKITTKGNTGTSGSDILDICDKDHQGKLVYVKDTVVEKSKAGSKKLVNKLRSKIEASKRDNSSGTSSISVEKVVKDTASPLISTGSYNSSGRQAKKDTSLEQRLKSCEGNSGMSRCKVSNNTMSKLKRFMFDTSAENKAGDSEVIVDNSVLSDKSIEVGDGNKTGHKRKHSGQDSGMSESMLSGHLWTDGIDEPSLSDISDPELSGGDRKSDRLLGPEINQFKSAEHCNKKPRFSKDKSCEKISERCTEQLSEDRKSNKICKDLNLNKFKFTRKPLSEQVPQTNSCKFPINRPFDRNKSPVTSQNSHSSNQSNLSQTTSGLAQPLNSQTAVHTPSQPASCLSRSTLASPAWLTSLNSKKASPMFTVPSSVDNDLDDLDLELD; translated from the exons ATGGACATCGTTAATGCGGACCGTATTGATGACGTCGTACAGACAAAAC aTTCACTACAACAGTATGTATTGGACAACCACAAGAAGGAGTTAGTTCAGATTTTATTGGAGGAAGATGAAGAAGATCACTACTCCATTTCTGTCCA TGCCTTGTCCCTGTTTGAAAGTGACATGTCAATCTGTGACATGCTCCTGTCCCAGTCGGAGAAACTACTTCCTGTGTTTGATGCAGCATTGGTGGAGACCCAGACTAGTCTCATGGAGGAACGTCCTGAAAAACACAAGATG AGTCTGAAGAGAAATGTTCACGGGAGAGTGATGTCACTACCAGTTTGTCCAGAGCTAACCAGAACCACTTTGCCTCGGACCTCAGATGTGGGCAGTTTTCTTTCCGTTAGTG GTACTGTGATCCGTACCACTGTAATGAAGATGCTAGAGTTTGAAAAAGACTACATCTGTACCAAGTGTCGATCTGTCatccctgtacag GCAGATTTTGAGCAGTTTTATGCTGTTTCCAAGCCTAGTAAATGTACCAATGAAATCTGTAACTCCAACACTTTTTCTCCACTCAATGATGCAG GTACACAGCCACTAAAGTGTCGGAACTACCAGGAGGTCAAAGTTCAGGAACAGGTCCAGAAGCTGGCTGTGGGCACAATTCCTCGATCTATGTGGATCGCCCTGGAAGATGATCTGGTAGATATCTGTAAGGCTGGGGATGATGTCATTATTTG TGGAACAGTGCTGAGACGATGGAGATCGGTCGCTGTTGATGCCCGCTGTGAAATTGAAGTTGTCATGAAGGCTAACCATGTCTTAGTGACAAACGAACAGAGGAACACTGTACTGGTCACTCAGGAGCTG aaaaatgaGATAGCCAGCTTTTGGGAACAACACAAAAAGTGTCCATTGAAAGGCCGTAACCAGATTCTGGCCAGTCTCTGTCCACAGGTGTACGGGTTGTATGTGGTCAAGCTGGCAGTGGCAGTGGTGTTAGCTGGAGGCGTACAG AGGATTGACGATTCTGGAACTCGTGTACGAGGGGAAATTCACATGCTTATGGTTGGAGACCCAG GTACTGGAAAGTCACAGTTCATGAAGTACGCATCTAAGATAACACCCCGATCTGTATTGACAACCGGAATTGGGAGTACTAGTGCAGGTCTCACTGTCACAGCGGTCAAG GACAGTGGTGAGTGGCAGCTGGAGGCAGGGGCCCTGGTGTTGGCGGATGGCGGGCTGTGTTGTATTGATGAATTTAACAGTATCCGGGAACACGACAAAGCCAGCATACACGAGGCCATGGAACAACAGTCCATCAGTGTAGCCAAG GCAGGAATGGTTTGTAAACTGGACACTAGAACGACTATACTGGCCGCTACAAACCCCAAGGGACACTATGATCCAAACGAG TCGCTGTGTGTGAATGTGGCACTAGCCAGTCCACTCCTGAGCCGTTTTGACCTTGTCCTTGTCTTACTGGACACTCAGAATGAAGATTGGGATAGAGTTGTGTCCAGTTTTATCCTTGAAAACAAAGACCCTGTTG GTGACAtagacatgaaatatttatggGGAATGGAGAAAATGCAGGCTTACCTGTCTCTGATCAAGTCTATTAATCCCCAGCTGACTGAGGACTCCAGCAG gGTCCTTAGGGAGTATTATCGAGCTCAGCGAGGAGCAGACGACAGGAATGCTGCAAGAACTACCATGCGGCTCCTACAGAGTATGATAAGGTTATCACAAG CCCATGCTCGCCTGATGTTTCGTGATACAGTGACGGTCCAGGATGCTGTGTTAGCAGTGACACTGATGGAGTCCTCCATGCAG GGTGCTGCATTACTGGGTGGAGTAAACGCTCTCCATACTTCCTTCCCAGAGGATGGAGAGGAGGAATACAGGTTACAAG CTGAGATGGTGCTGAGCAGACTTAATCTACATGACCTTCTGGAGCAGGAGATGATACGGCTGGAGGAGGAGAAAGGCTCAGGTGGGACTGGCTCTCAGGGAGGACACAGCTCTCAGGGAGGTCACAGCACTCAGGGAGGACACAGCTCTCAGGGAGGACACAGTTCTCAGGGAGGACACAGCTCTCAGGGAGGACACAGAAATGCAGAAAATATGGAATTAATAAATCTGCCAAGATCACAGATAAGTGAAAGTTCAAACTTACATGAAAGTCAGCAACAGACAGAGGCATATCATAATTCTGGAACTCTGCCAAACAGTGATTTGCAGGTTCAAAATGGTGGAACAAAATGTTTGCCTCAAGGTCATCGTGAAAAACTGTTACCTCAAAATGTAAGACTTGAACCAGCAATAGATGTGAGAATTGAAAGGCATAAAGTAAGGTCACCCGTGGATAATAAGGCTAAATCTGAGGTACCGCATAATGTCAAGGAGAAAAGATTACAGTGCCGAAGTGAAGGAAACAGGAAGTCTTCTTCTGATTCAGACAGCCCTGACATTTCTCTCACTGACTTATTGAATACCAGTGGAGAGGATAGCCAGTCCAGTATAGGGACATTTGCTGTTCCGTCCGTGGGACTGACGCCGGGGTTCCTGAGTCCTAGACCTATAACCTCCACACAGCTGTCCCAGTCTGACCGGAGGGACCATGGTGAGTGTCCTAATGTTACCTTGTCTGATGTATCTGAAATCTCAGAGTCTCATGAGGATCAGAGACTTCTGTCCCAGAGTAAGGACGGGAAACCTCAACAATCAGTAGCACGTGCAATTCAGAACCGTCTTGATGAAGAAAATAATAGGAAAATAACTACCAAGGGAAATACTGGAACATCCGGATCAGATATATTAGATATTTGTGACAAGGATCATCAAGGTAAACTTGTGTATGTGAAAGATACAGTTGTAGAAAAATCTAAAGCTGGTTCAAAGAAACTTGTTAACAAACTTCGCAGTAAAATAGAAGCATCAAAAAGAGATAATTCATCAGGAACGTCATCAATATCTGTCGAAAAAGTTGTTAAGGATACTGCAAGTCCTCTAATCTCTACAGGAAGCTACAATTCATCTGGAAGACAAGCAAAGAAAGATACATCTCTTGAACAAAGACTTAAAAGCTGTGAAGGAAATTCAGGCATGAGTAGATGTAAGGTGTCaaacaatacaatgtctaaGTTAAAAAGATTTATGTTTGATACATCAGCAGAGAACAAGGCAGGGGATTCCGAAGTAATTGTGGACAACAGCGTTCTCTCTGATAAGTCCATAGAAGTCGGTGATGGCAACAAAACTGGACATAAACGGAAGCACAGTGGCCAGGACAGTGGCATGTCTGAAAGTATGCTTTCTGGTCACCTGTGGACTGATGGGATAGATGAGCCCTCTCTGAGTGATATATCCGACCCAGAGTTAAGTGGTGGTGACAGAAAATCAGACAGATTGTTGGGACCAGAGATAAACCAATTCAAAAGTGCAGAACATTGTAACAAAAAACCCAGATTTTCTAAGGACAAGTCGTGTGAGAAAATCAGTGAAAGATGCACAGAGCAACTTTCAGAAGACAGGAAAtcgaataaaatatgtaaagatttaaatttgaacaaGTTTAAGTTCACACGTAAACCTCTTTCTGAGCAGGTTCCTCAGACCAACAGTTGTAAATTTCCGATAAATAGGCCTTTTGACAGGAACAAAAGTCCAGTGACCTCTCAAAATTCACATTCCTCAAACCAATCAAACTTATCACAAACTACTTCCGGTTTGGCACAGCCGTTGAATTCTCAAACTGCTGTACATACTCCTTCACAGCCTGCTTCCTGCTTGTCCCGGTCAACACTAGCAAGTCCTGCCTGGCTTACCAGTCTGAACTCGAAGAAGGCATCCCCCATGTTCACTGTCCCAAGTTCTGTAGATAACGACTTGGACGACCTTGACCTGGAACTAGATTGA